The following proteins are encoded in a genomic region of Natronorubrum halophilum:
- a CDS encoding Na+/H+ antiporter subunit E: protein MNVRTWPVAGVVFAVLWVFVRGVHLTPSAVLGQFLLGLAVGLPTAYLFRRLYGKRIDLGRGVLALPYAGRYLGAFVWELVRANLDVAYRVLSPGMPIEPEVILVPLRVETDVAITLLANSVTITPGTVTLDYDEGTNALYVHAVDGRDPEAIAAPIRRWEDAALEMFDERASPDDPPREIVVSGGERNQRYGGDPLGDGDE, encoded by the coding sequence GTGAACGTGCGGACCTGGCCCGTCGCCGGCGTCGTCTTCGCCGTGCTGTGGGTCTTCGTTCGCGGCGTCCATCTGACGCCGTCGGCCGTGCTCGGCCAGTTCCTCCTCGGCCTCGCGGTCGGCCTGCCGACCGCGTACCTCTTCCGGCGGCTGTACGGCAAGCGGATCGATCTCGGCCGCGGCGTGCTCGCGCTTCCCTACGCGGGCCGGTACCTCGGTGCGTTCGTCTGGGAACTCGTCCGCGCGAACCTGGACGTGGCCTACCGGGTGCTCTCGCCGGGAATGCCGATCGAACCCGAAGTAATCCTGGTACCGCTGCGCGTCGAGACCGACGTCGCGATCACCCTCCTCGCCAACAGCGTCACGATCACCCCCGGGACGGTCACCCTGGACTACGACGAGGGGACGAACGCGCTCTACGTCCACGCGGTCGACGGCCGCGATCCGGAAGCGATCGCCGCCCCCATTCGACGCTGGGAGGACGCCGCGCTCGAGATGTTCGACGAGCGGGCGTCGCCGGACGATCCGCCGCGAGAGATCGTCGTCTCCGGCGGCGAACGGAATCAACGCTACGGCGGTGACCCGCTGGGTGATGGCGATGAGTGA
- a CDS encoding complex I subunit 5 family protein: MTTPLAAMPIGTGSQLVIAPMLVVLVAAVGSLLFSRWPRARMAVSLAGGAGYAIAVAAIDWYVVLAPGAPGIATYQVGDWPAPAGITLVADGLSAFMLTMVAILGIASLVFSTRVLPEIDPRSYYFPLFHFLALGVTGAFLTADLFNLFVWFEVMLMASYVFVAYYGGPQHTRAAFWYVALNLLASAVFLLGVGGIYATTGTLNMADLARRLAEPAAYGIDLGPVVGLLAMLLSVFAIKAGLVPFQFWIPTAYRAAPPQITALLAGATKKVGIYAIIRLSFTVFAGAQISVDLEAPIVGAVVSGPSPLAFVGAVLFAMATASILVGGIGAVGRDSIEGVLAYSSIGQVGFIAIPVAIAATASSAELRHFAIVAALVYALNHTLAKGLLFLAVGAIRSATGTSRLADLGGLARRSPPLAVAFFVGSLALVGIPPLSGFFGKFLVFYTAARAELAPVLGLLLVGSLLTIAYATRTWNRSFWGARTSAVEEATVDPVQVGVLLALATVIVAVGVGFELVYQFAEAAAAAALDTDGYVDAVDPLEPSELEAAGEDAGGGEHA, encoded by the coding sequence ATGACGACACCGTTGGCGGCGATGCCGATCGGCACGGGATCCCAACTCGTGATCGCGCCGATGCTCGTCGTCCTCGTCGCGGCCGTCGGGAGTTTACTGTTCAGCCGATGGCCCCGTGCGCGCATGGCCGTGAGCCTCGCGGGCGGCGCCGGCTACGCGATCGCCGTCGCGGCGATCGACTGGTACGTCGTCCTCGCGCCGGGCGCGCCGGGAATCGCGACCTATCAGGTCGGCGACTGGCCGGCCCCGGCCGGCATCACGCTCGTCGCCGACGGCCTGTCGGCGTTCATGCTGACCATGGTCGCGATCCTCGGAATCGCGTCGCTGGTCTTTTCGACGCGCGTGCTGCCCGAGATCGATCCGCGTAGCTATTACTTTCCGCTGTTTCACTTTCTGGCGCTCGGCGTCACCGGTGCCTTCCTCACCGCCGACCTGTTCAACCTGTTCGTCTGGTTCGAGGTGATGTTGATGGCCAGTTACGTCTTCGTCGCCTACTACGGCGGCCCCCAGCACACCCGCGCCGCCTTCTGGTACGTCGCGCTCAACCTGCTCGCGAGCGCGGTCTTCCTGCTCGGGGTCGGCGGCATCTACGCGACGACGGGGACGCTCAACATGGCCGACCTCGCCCGTCGACTCGCCGAACCGGCGGCGTACGGGATCGATCTCGGCCCGGTCGTCGGCCTCCTCGCCATGCTCCTGTCGGTGTTCGCGATCAAAGCCGGACTCGTCCCCTTCCAGTTCTGGATCCCGACGGCCTACCGGGCCGCACCGCCGCAGATCACGGCCCTGCTGGCCGGCGCGACCAAAAAGGTCGGCATCTACGCGATCATCCGCCTCTCCTTTACCGTCTTCGCCGGGGCGCAGATCAGCGTCGACCTCGAGGCACCGATCGTCGGAGCCGTCGTTTCCGGCCCCTCTCCCCTCGCGTTCGTCGGGGCCGTCCTGTTCGCCATGGCCACCGCCAGCATCCTCGTCGGCGGGATCGGTGCCGTCGGCCGGGACTCAATCGAGGGCGTGCTCGCCTACTCGAGCATCGGTCAGGTCGGCTTCATCGCGATTCCGGTCGCCATCGCGGCGACGGCCTCGAGCGCGGAGTTACGCCACTTCGCCATCGTCGCGGCGCTGGTCTACGCGCTCAATCACACGTTGGCGAAGGGATTGCTCTTTCTCGCGGTCGGCGCGATCAGATCGGCGACCGGAACGAGCCGTCTGGCCGACCTCGGCGGGCTGGCGAGGCGGTCGCCGCCGCTCGCCGTCGCCTTCTTCGTCGGCTCGCTCGCGCTCGTCGGCATTCCGCCGCTGTCGGGCTTTTTCGGCAAATTCCTCGTCTTCTACACCGCGGCTCGAGCCGAGTTGGCACCGGTCCTCGGCCTCCTGCTCGTCGGATCGCTGTTGACCATCGCCTACGCGACGCGGACGTGGAATCGGAGCTTCTGGGGGGCCCGCACCTCCGCGGTCGAAGAGGCAACCGTCGATCCCGTACAGGTCGGCGTGTTGCTCGCGCTCGCGACGGTCATCGTCGCGGTCGGCGTCGGCTTCGAACTGGTCTACCAGTTCGCGGAGGCCGCCGCGGCGGCCGCGCTGGATACCGACGGGTACGTCGACGCCGTCGATCCGCTCGAGCCGAGCGAGTTGGAGGCGGCCGGCGAGGACGCCGGCGGAGGTGAGCACGCGTGA
- a CDS encoding DHH family phosphoesterase: MGNCIICGTPVDGEICESHEEDAVFEFHGNSPSQLTPGRYYRGTVDGYADFGVFVDVGDHVTGLLHRSELDQRLESLDWEPGDSVYVQVLDVRDNDNVDLGWSIRQREREFRGKLIDTGNGERLPDDVEDESESTETADASTDEAETRSEPDAADDVKAGDLQTGADDGSAAPNASETVTTGSGSVAAETAAPSTPATDDAADAKPEAEAEPALNRTTIDSIDNQVGSVVRLEGEITGVRQTSGPTVFELRDETATVECAAFEEAGVRAYPDVEIDDVVALEGEVERHHGDLQVETETLEILDGEESETVRQRLEEAIESQARPADVSLLAEHDAVESVEDGLVEAATTIRRAVMEARPVVVRHGATADGYVGGAAIERAVLPLIREKHTREDAEYHYFERRPLDGRVYDMDAATNDVTSMLEARDRHGEQLPLVVLVNAGSTEESVDGYDLLSLYDAETVVIDDSRADDEITDAVSVAVAPSLGGADVSDLTSTALAANIAAHVNDDVRDDLEHLPAVSYWENTPEAYVDLATEAGYDETGISERREAVALEAYYQSYKDKRELVIDLLFDDGEGSEIPRDGDLAAHVSEQFRDKLETELETARENLETEEVDGVTVAVLDTDAFTHRYNFPTTTLLLDALHRRQRDEGPFVTLGVGDDELHVRATESLNVRDLRDAIDDAAPNAGVSVVGGQDGHVEFLPGERDAVRDAALEALGETLA, translated from the coding sequence ATGGGTAACTGTATCATCTGTGGCACACCCGTTGACGGCGAGATCTGCGAGAGTCACGAAGAGGATGCCGTATTCGAGTTTCACGGCAATTCTCCCTCGCAGCTCACCCCCGGTCGCTACTACCGGGGCACCGTCGACGGCTATGCCGACTTCGGCGTCTTCGTCGACGTCGGCGACCACGTCACCGGCCTGTTGCATAGAAGCGAACTCGACCAACGACTCGAGAGTCTCGACTGGGAGCCCGGCGACAGCGTCTACGTCCAGGTTCTCGACGTTCGGGACAACGACAACGTCGACCTCGGCTGGTCGATCCGCCAGCGCGAACGCGAGTTCCGCGGCAAACTGATCGATACGGGGAACGGCGAGCGACTCCCCGACGACGTCGAAGACGAGTCCGAATCTACCGAAACGGCGGACGCGTCGACCGACGAAGCCGAAACCCGAAGCGAACCCGACGCCGCGGACGACGTCAAAGCCGGCGACCTGCAGACGGGAGCCGACGACGGAAGCGCCGCACCGAACGCGTCCGAGACCGTCACCACCGGCAGCGGCTCCGTTGCGGCCGAAACCGCCGCGCCTTCGACGCCGGCGACTGACGACGCGGCCGACGCCAAGCCCGAGGCCGAAGCGGAACCGGCGCTCAACCGAACGACGATCGACTCCATCGACAATCAGGTCGGCAGCGTCGTCCGTCTCGAGGGCGAGATCACCGGCGTTCGCCAGACCAGCGGTCCGACCGTCTTCGAACTGCGCGACGAAACGGCGACCGTCGAATGTGCGGCCTTCGAAGAGGCCGGCGTCCGCGCCTACCCAGACGTCGAGATCGACGACGTCGTCGCACTCGAGGGCGAGGTCGAACGTCACCACGGCGACCTGCAGGTCGAAACCGAGACGCTCGAGATCCTCGACGGCGAGGAGAGCGAGACCGTCCGGCAGCGACTCGAGGAGGCGATCGAGTCCCAGGCTCGACCGGCCGACGTCTCCCTGCTGGCCGAGCACGACGCCGTCGAATCCGTCGAGGACGGACTCGTCGAGGCCGCGACCACGATCCGCCGAGCAGTCATGGAGGCCCGCCCGGTCGTCGTTCGACACGGCGCAACCGCCGACGGCTACGTCGGCGGAGCCGCCATCGAACGCGCCGTCTTGCCGCTGATCCGCGAGAAACACACGCGCGAGGACGCGGAGTACCACTACTTCGAACGGCGTCCGCTCGACGGCCGCGTCTACGACATGGACGCCGCGACGAACGACGTCACCTCGATGCTCGAGGCCCGCGACCGCCACGGCGAGCAACTGCCGCTCGTCGTCCTCGTCAACGCCGGTTCGACCGAGGAGTCCGTCGACGGCTACGACCTGCTCTCGCTGTACGACGCCGAGACGGTCGTCATCGACGACAGTCGCGCCGACGACGAGATCACGGACGCCGTCTCGGTCGCCGTCGCTCCGTCGCTCGGCGGCGCTGACGTCTCCGACCTGACCTCGACGGCTCTCGCCGCGAACATCGCCGCCCACGTCAACGACGACGTTCGAGACGACCTCGAGCACCTCCCCGCGGTCAGCTACTGGGAGAACACCCCTGAGGCCTACGTCGACCTCGCGACCGAGGCCGGCTACGACGAGACGGGCATCTCCGAGCGCCGCGAAGCCGTCGCGCTCGAGGCCTACTACCAGTCGTACAAGGACAAGCGCGAACTCGTCATCGATCTGCTGTTCGACGACGGCGAGGGATCGGAGATCCCTCGAGATGGCGACCTCGCGGCCCACGTCTCCGAGCAGTTCCGCGACAAACTCGAGACCGAACTCGAGACGGCGCGGGAGAACCTCGAGACCGAGGAAGTCGACGGCGTTACCGTCGCCGTGCTGGACACCGACGCCTTCACGCACCGGTACAACTTCCCGACGACGACGCTCCTGCTGGACGCGCTTCACCGCCGCCAGCGCGACGAGGGGCCGTTCGTGACCCTCGGCGTCGGCGACGACGAACTGCACGTCCGCGCGACCGAGTCGCTGAACGTTCGGGACCTCCGTGACGCGATCGACGACGCAGCGCCGAACGCCGGCGTCAGCGTCGTCGGCGGACAGGACGGCCACGTCGAGTTCCTGCCCGGCGAACGCGACGCCGTTCGCGACGCCGCACTCGAGGCCCTCGGCGAGACGCTCGCGTAA
- a CDS encoding OsmC family protein produces MAKQVTTVSEEGFSATNEVRDFETTIDATGETAPDTLEALLSAYATCYVPALRVGGQQRGVDELGRVEIDSTGELNEDDKLESIAFDIRVEADVDDETGAEIIDRANELCKVHDALKPELHAEQTLEGNAF; encoded by the coding sequence ATGGCAAAGCAGGTCACCACCGTTTCCGAGGAGGGGTTCAGTGCGACGAACGAGGTTCGCGACTTCGAGACGACCATCGACGCGACCGGCGAAACGGCACCCGACACGCTCGAGGCGCTGTTGTCCGCGTACGCGACCTGTTACGTACCTGCCCTGCGGGTCGGCGGCCAGCAGCGCGGCGTCGACGAACTCGGCCGGGTCGAAATCGACTCGACGGGCGAACTCAACGAGGACGACAAACTCGAGTCGATCGCCTTCGACATCCGCGTCGAGGCGGACGTCGACGACGAGACGGGCGCCGAGATCATCGACCGGGCGAACGAACTCTGCAAGGTCCACGACGCGCTGAAGCCGGAGCTGCACGCGGAGCAGACGCTGGAAGGGAACGCCTTCTAG
- a CDS encoding SHOCT domain-containing protein, giving the protein MSDDARTRFRENVTGITAMIVTGLWLAAMFTGQSWWLAALLVGYIVVVPLVALLFGDESDRAEWWDWGYDDSWDEWWGTGESARTESHPRERDRSDELTPGDALETLRERYAAGELTDEQFERKLERLLETETIEDVQEQLQRHEREDRREDGTRNRDRDLEYDS; this is encoded by the coding sequence ATGAGCGATGACGCCAGAACACGGTTCCGTGAGAACGTCACCGGAATCACGGCGATGATCGTCACCGGACTCTGGCTGGCGGCGATGTTCACCGGTCAGTCGTGGTGGCTCGCCGCGTTGCTCGTCGGCTACATCGTCGTCGTTCCGCTCGTCGCCCTCCTGTTCGGCGACGAATCGGACCGCGCGGAGTGGTGGGACTGGGGGTATGACGACTCCTGGGACGAGTGGTGGGGAACGGGCGAGAGCGCACGAACCGAATCTCACCCGAGGGAGCGCGATCGATCCGACGAACTCACGCCCGGCGACGCCCTCGAGACGCTGCGCGAGCGTTACGCCGCGGGCGAACTCACCGACGAGCAGTTCGAGCGAAAACTCGAGCGACTGCTGGAGACGGAGACGATAGAGGACGTCCAAGAGCAATTACAGCGCCACGAACGGGAGGATCGGCGCGAGGACGGAACTCGAAACCGGGATCGGGATCTCGAGTACGATTCCTGA
- a CDS encoding metal-dependent hydrolase, protein MQVTWHGHSTWHVTVGETALLIDPFFDNPKTDLEPADVDAPDYVLLTHGHADHIAHAGEFSEATLVATPEIVSYCEAEFGFEDAVGGMGMNLGGTVECGDAFVTMVRADHTNGIMTENDSSGGMPAGFVISDTEPTKDSDDSTTLYNAGDTSLMSEMRDVIGDHLEPDAAIVPIGDHFTMGPKQAAVSIDWLDVDYAIPQHYDTFPPIEQDPEEFTSEVKATGSSADVVVPEADEPFHL, encoded by the coding sequence ATGCAGGTCACCTGGCACGGCCACTCGACGTGGCACGTCACCGTAGGGGAGACAGCGCTACTGATCGATCCGTTCTTCGACAATCCGAAGACGGACCTCGAGCCAGCCGACGTCGACGCGCCGGACTACGTGCTGTTGACGCACGGCCACGCCGACCACATCGCCCACGCCGGGGAGTTCTCGGAGGCGACGCTGGTCGCGACGCCCGAGATCGTCTCCTACTGCGAAGCGGAGTTCGGCTTCGAGGACGCCGTCGGCGGGATGGGAATGAACCTCGGCGGCACCGTCGAGTGCGGCGACGCGTTCGTCACCATGGTTCGGGCCGACCACACGAACGGGATCATGACCGAGAACGACTCGAGCGGCGGGATGCCCGCCGGATTCGTCATCTCCGACACCGAGCCGACCAAGGACAGCGACGACTCGACGACGCTGTACAACGCCGGCGACACCAGCCTCATGAGCGAGATGCGCGACGTCATCGGCGACCATCTCGAGCCCGACGCGGCCATCGTTCCCATCGGCGATCACTTCACCATGGGACCCAAGCAGGCCGCTGTCTCCATCGACTGGCTCGACGTCGACTACGCGATCCCCCAACACTACGACACCTTCCCGCCGATCGAACAGGACCCCGAGGAGTTCACGAGCGAGGTGAAAGCGACGGGGAGCAGTGCCGACGTCGTCGTTCCCGAAGCCGACGAGCCGTTCCACCTCTAA
- the mnhG gene encoding monovalent cation/H(+) antiporter subunit G has translation MIRTAVIIALIVVGCFFLTVGTVGLLRLPNVYNRMHATSKPTTLGTAAIFLAGFVYFGPGNEGLTSLIGIVFLFLTVPTGAHMIARSAERIGVPFLGSVTWPDASVLANDQRDRDERRSADDSDE, from the coding sequence GTGATCCGAACCGCCGTCATTATCGCGCTGATCGTCGTCGGCTGTTTCTTCCTGACGGTCGGCACCGTCGGCTTGCTGCGCCTGCCGAACGTCTACAATCGGATGCACGCGACGAGCAAGCCCACGACGCTCGGTACCGCCGCGATATTCCTCGCGGGGTTCGTCTACTTCGGGCCGGGCAACGAGGGCCTCACCTCGCTGATCGGAATCGTCTTCCTGTTTCTGACGGTTCCGACGGGTGCCCACATGATCGCCCGATCGGCCGAACGAATCGGCGTTCCGTTCCTCGGGAGCGTGACCTGGCCGGACGCGTCGGTGTTGGCGAACGACCAGCGAGACCGAGACGAACGCCGATCCGCGGACGACAGCGACGAATAG
- a CDS encoding monovalent cation/H+ antiporter complex subunit F, translating into MSELVGPAALELTVRAALILVSLLCVLCSYRVIAGPTNPDRVVALDAIATNVVAIAVLFAIQTDRGLFITVSLVLAIIGFIATVAVAKFVIEGEVI; encoded by the coding sequence ATGAGTGAACTGGTCGGTCCGGCGGCCCTCGAACTGACGGTTCGTGCGGCGCTGATCCTCGTCAGCCTGCTGTGTGTCCTCTGTAGCTACCGCGTAATCGCCGGGCCGACGAATCCGGACCGCGTGGTCGCACTGGACGCCATCGCCACGAACGTCGTCGCCATCGCCGTCCTCTTCGCCATCCAGACCGACCGCGGGCTGTTTATCACGGTGAGCCTCGTGCTCGCGATTATCGGCTTCATCGCGACGGTCGCGGTCGCAAAGTTCGTCATCGAGGGGGAGGTGATCTAG